TCTGTCGGCCAGATCCTGAATCTTCAGATCAGGGAGTTTTCAGGGCTGATCCTGATCGCTTTTGTACTGGCCATCCCGTTTGCATGGTGGCAACTCGACGCCTGGATCAATTCCACCTTTATCTATCATGACAGGATGAGATGGACATCCTTTCTGATCGCAGGTATCATTGCTTTCGCCATAGGCCTGATTACCATCAGCTTTCATTCCTACAGGGCCGCGGTTTCAAATCCGGTCGATGCGATAAAATACGAGTAGACTGCCTACCTGGAAAGCCGGATCACAAATCCTACGCTCAGTTGGTTTTCCAGCTGAAACTCCGGAGTCATGCCCCGGTCATACACAATCCGTGACTGAAGGTTTGCATTCATTGATTTGCCAGCTTTTATCGAAAACAGGTTTTTAAGCAACAGGTCAAGGGATTCGTTCCTGGCCAGGAAACCCTCAAGATGGCATTGCCAGTGGAGATACGGGGTCAGCTTTTTCTCCAGGTCGAAGGAGGAACTCAATCCATACTCATAATACCATCTGTTGCCCTGTTCAACCCCATTGTAACTGGTCACCCCCAGCATGGTAAAGATTTGTTGATCAAGGACATAGACCACCTTTAGGCTGCTGAGGCCAGCGTAAACACTGCCCAGTTCCCGGATGGTCAGCTTGATCCCCGCGCTGATGATCATTTTCAAGGGTGTCAGCAATGAGCCTGTAAAAAGCGTGACCTGGTTGGCAGAATCCTTGAGGCTGAAGGCAACCATGGGATAGACCGGAGTTTTGGCAGAAGCATTCAGGCTGATTTGCCAGTTTTTCTTAACCCTTGATGACAGATCATACCGAAAGGTCTGGATATCTTTTTGTTTGTAAAAGAGGCTGTCCGGAAAATAAATGCATCCGAATTCGCTGATCATTTTCAGGGTGACCGTAAATCCCTTTCTCGACCAGAAGTAGGTATATTCAAGTTCTTCATCGCCGGTTATCCTGTTCAGGAAATGATTTTTTTTGCCTGGAAGCTGTGAAAGCGTGAGGAATGAAAGCCGGCAGTTGAGATCCGAGCTGGAGCCGGAGATCTGAAGCGATTTCAGCAGCCACTCCTTTTTCCAGGCCTGCTGCTTTTTCCAGGTGGAATCTTTCTGTACGACCTGGCACAACAGTCCGGAGGACGGAAGGTGGCTGCCCAGGATTACCAGAACGATCAGTCTGATTCCCAGAATTCCTGGAAATCGAAGTTTACTTTGAGAATCCTTATCCCCAGTGTTTTCCCTTTCTCATATAGCTTCTCCTCCCACACCCGGGGGCTCTTTTTATTCGTGTTTCCAGTAAAGGTGGCCCAGTAGATGGCCACGGTGAAATCGGCAGCGATGGATTGATCCATATTCCACGGGCTGCCGTCCAAATTGCATAGCTCCGAGGTCAGATCCGATAACCGGCTCGTGGAATCCAGCGGGTACGGTTGTTGAAGGCTCAGGGAGTCAATGATCTTGTCAACCGTTTTATGACAGTCGTCCGGATTTTTGACCTTCATTTTAAAACCGTGACGGTCATAGAAATCAATGTCAGGAAGTTTGCCGATAGACTGGATGGCGGCCTTAAATGCGGATGTATCTCTGAAGACGTAAATATTATCGGTTCTGAGACCGGCTTTCAGCGCATAGGATGTTATGCTCTCAGGGGTTTCATACCGGGGCATGTGCCCTCCCGAAAAGAACATCAATGTGCGTGTACAGGATACGCTAATGACCAGCAGGATACCAGCAAACAGAATTAAAATTTTTTTCATATCAGCAGGATTTAGGTTAAACAGCTGCCCGTTTTTTCAGGGATTTCCTGATTCTGAAACGGGCAGCTGCAAGGAATCATCATAGGATTAGAATGTTACGACGATACTCTCAGCGGTTTGCCTTACAGAATAGGTTCCCGCTTTGATGACATAGTCACCTGGATGATCCAGCTTACGAAGGATCTCCTGTGGGATGCTGGCGTTCTCCCCGACGATGAATTCATTTCTGAAATAGGTAGTGGCAGTTTCCTCCAGCATGTACTTTCTAAAAAACTCCATCACGAATCTGCCATCATCATCAAAATAACCCTCTCCGCCTGTTTTTGTTACCGTCATCTTTTGCACTGCCTCATCCAAGGTCATTGTCAATCCCCAGTCACAGATGCCAAATCCTTCACAATTCCGGGATTTTCTCCCAAATTCGATCCAGAAAGTGATCTTGACCTTTTTGCCCATGCTGCCCGACGGATCGCCTGGCGCCAGAGCATTGTAACTGGCAAACAAAGGTCCTGTCAAAAAGAACAATCCCATAAATGTAATGATCAATCTTTTCATAGTTCATCCCCTCTCCATTCAATTAAATCACACCTACTCTGTTCGGGGTTTTTCGGTTTCCACCCTGGCACCCTTTACCACTTTGGTAGGGGTTGTCAATGGTTAATCCGGAAAAGATGAAAATGTTACCCTGTTTTTTTAAAAAATTATAAATCCAAAAAACAAAAATCCAGGCAGATTCTAAAAACTAAACCATAATATGATGAAGCTGAATAAATTAACCTTTAATTTAGTAAGGCGATAAATTTTTTGAGGAAAAAAGTTGCATAACTAAGATTTTAGTTGTAGTTTTACATACGAATTAACTAAATTATTAGTTTATATAAAGAAGCTAAAAACGTTTCTTTTCATGAAAGAACTGACAAGGGCAGAAGAACAGATCATGCGCATTCTCTGGAGGATACGGAAAGGGTATGTCAAAGATATCCTAAATGAAATGGAGGAACCTCGCCCGGCTTATAATACGGTTTCGACTATTGTGCGGATACTGGAGAAGAAGAAGATCGTAGGGCACAGGGTTTTTGGAAAGTCGCATGAGTATTATCCCCTGATCACGCAGAAAGAATATATGCAGAGGTTTTTGAAAGGGTTTGTCAGGGATTATTTCAGCAGTTCATACGCTTCCCTCGCTTCCTTCTTTGCCAGGGAAGAGCAGTTGAGCATGTCGGAACTGGAGGAGATAAAATCGTTACTGGAACATAGAATCAACGAGAAAAGCAAACGTGATGAGCACTAGCTGGTTATATCTGATGGTGAATGCATCGCTGTGCATGGGGTCATTTTATGCGGTATACAGCATCTTCCTGAAAAAGGACACCCATTTTGCCATGAACCGTTTTTACCTGCTGCTCACGGCCCTGCTATCCCTTTTCATTCCGCTGCTCAGCCTGAACCTTGACCTGGCGGGTATGCCTGAAAGTTACAGTTATATAGTGGATACGATTTCGGTCGGCTCCCGATGGGCGGAACATGCATTGCCCGATGATCGCGGGACATTTAAATTCCTGATGGTCCTGTATTCAGCAGGTGCTATCGTTGCCCTTACGGGCTTTTTGATCCGGATTGCCAGGCTATTGCTGATCATACGGTCGGAGGGGTATGCCCGGCACGATGGAATGAAGATCGTTTTTCTGCCTGAAGGCAGCGGGTCACCTTTCTCCTTTTTCAGGTACGTCTTCATTACCCGGGAACATTATCGTTCAAAGGAGGCATCGGAGATGCTGATGCACGAGAAGATACATGTCAGCCAATGGCACTCCGTTGACCTTCTCCTGATTGAAATACTGACCATCCTTCAGTGGTTCAATCCTTTCATCTGGTTGTACCGGAAATCCATGAAACATATCCATGAATACATCGCCGATGAAGCGGTGATCAGGCAGTCGGACGATAAGCAGGCTTACCAGTACGTTTTGCTGCAAATTGGAACCGGCTTTATTGCCGGCTCTGTGACGAACCATTTTAATCATTCACTTTTAAAAAGGAGGTTTATCATGATGAACAGGTCGAAATCACTTCCGCACACCCGGTGGAAGATCGTAGCCATCCTTCCGGTCATGGCTTTTTTATTTCTTGTTTTTTCCGATGTATCAGGGGGTTACCTGGATCAGGCCCTGGGCTGGGAACAACCGGAGGGTGCCATGGCTGGCTGGCTGGCATCTCAGGCTTCTTCTATGGGTCCTGACATTGTTCGGCCAGCGGGTTCCGTTCCGTTGACGCAGGATGACTCGGTTTTCACGAAGGTTGATGAGCCCCCGGCATTTAAAGGAGGCCAGGATGCCCTGGTTCAATATATCTCCGGGAATATCACCTATCCCGCAGGGGCAAAAAAACAGGGGATCCAGGGCACCGTTTACATTTCCTTCCTGATCAATGAAAAAGGCAAGGTAACCAATGGTAAAATCATGAAAGGGATAGGCAGCGGATGTGATGAGGAAGCCCTTCGCGTAATCATGGCGATGCCCGACTGGGATCCCGGTAAAAATGAGGGAGTACCCGTCAAGGTCCAGATGACCCTGCCCATCCAGTTCAGACTATCGGATAAGGACCAGAAAAAGGATACAGACGCGGATATCAATAAGGACACCCAAAAGGATGACGATCCTGAATGATTCCTGAATGTTCTTTTTGATCTCTTTTTTTTGAATCAATGAACTAAAGACTTAGTTCATCATCCGCAGTGGAAGAACCGGTCGACCAGTTTGATCAGATCTTCCTGGTGGGTGGAGAGTTGTTCCCTGATGTTTTCGTCTTCATAGCTTTTCAGCTGAAGCATCACCCGGTCGATCAGGGTAGGGGAAAACACCCCGTACTGTTCATAGATGGTTCGCTGCCTGGCCAGGGCTTGGGCTGAATCCCAGCAGGATGCTGGTAACTGCTCCAGTTCTTTGGCCCTGTGATGGTTTTCTGTTTTGAAAATATCCACATCCACATAGGTCTTTGCTGCCATCTCGAGGGCAGAGGGCATTTCAAGTCCGTGCCTTGCTGCCACGGCAAGGCCGGCCATCAACAGGTAGATGTCGGCGGATCCGTCGGGGCAGCGGAATTCCACGGTCTGCTTTTCTGAAAAATTCACCTCTTCATCTTTTTCCAGGGGATTGGCAATCCGGGCCATGTTCACATTGTTGCGCCACCCCAGCGGCACCCTGACCAGCACCGAGCGGTTCCGGTCGCCCCAGCAAATGTTGGTCGGCGCTTCCTGGTGGGGGACAAGCCGGAAATAACTCGTGGGGTTGGTATTTCCGAAGGCAGTCAGGGATGGGGAAAGGTCAAGCATACCCGCGATGAATCGTTTGGCGATATCGCTCAGGTGTCCGTCCTTGACCAGCACGTTCCCGGTTCCTTTCATGAGCCGGTTGTGGATATGGAGTCCGCTGCCAGCTTTCCCGATGGTGATCTTCGGGGCGAAGGTGACGGTATACCCGTATTTTTGCGCCAGGGTTCGCAGGATCCATTTGGCCACCACCATCTGATCGGCGGCATCTTCCACCGGCACCGGATTGAACTCGATCTCATTCTGTTCATAGATCAGGCCGTCCATGGTGAAATTCCCCACTTCCGAGTGTCCGTATTTCATGATCCCGCCCGACTGGGCTATGGCCAGCATAGCTTCTTTCCTGAAATCACTGAATTTGGAAAAGGGCTCTGCTTCGTGATATCCCCTCTGATCACCCGCTTCGAACAGGTCATCCTGCGCGCTGATCACATAATATTCCAGCTCACCCAGCGATTCGAGCTTAAAGCCGGTTCGTTCCTGAAGGGTCTGATGTGCTTTGTGAAGAATATGCTGGGGTGCATCAGCCCAGGGATTCCCGTATTTGTCGAAGAAGGAGCACAGGATTTCCAGGCTCGGGATCTCCGAAAAAGGATTCAGAAAGGCTGTACGGTAGCGGGGTATGACATATAGGTCACTCGATCCTGCCTGGATATGTTTGAACAGGCTGCTTCCATCCACCCGTTCACCCATTGAGAGAATCTGGTCGAGCTGTTCGAGGCTCGTGACAACGAAATTCAGTTCTTTTAAACGACCGTCACCACCGGCATATCTGAAATTGATCAGTTCGATGTCATTTTCTTCAATGTACCGGATGATATCGGCTTTGGTGAATTCTTCAGCTGGTTTGTCAAGATACTGTACCAGCGGATTCGGGCTCAGGCTGAATTGTGGTTCCATAATGTTTGATGATGACCCCTCCCCCGGAGGGATGTTTCAATATTGAATTTAATGTACCCCTCCCCCGTGAGGTTGTGTCAAAAGGGATTATTATAATGAAAACCGCAAAGATGCAAAGACGCAAAGTCCTCATAATCAATATTCTTATTCTTAGCGACTTCACGACTTTGTGGTGTAAAATGACTTTTGACACAACCTCGTGCAGGGGTAGGGTAAAAGGATCGCAAAGGTACGAAATCTTATCATACACTGGAATTGACCAAACTTTTTCGATCATGGATTGTTTCCTTTTTCGTTAATTTTGCGGGCAATCGAATTTGGCATGCATCCCTCGGCAGAAAGCATCTTTTTTATCCTGTTCCTGGTCTTCATCCTGGGCATTCTTTTCCTTGACCTGAAGGTCATCGGGAGGCACTCCCATGTCATCAGCTTCAGGGAAGCCCTCACCTGGACCATTGTCTGGGTGAGCCTGGCCATCCTGTTCTATCTTTTTCTGATTTTTTACGGTGATCTGATTCATGGCTTGAGGAACATCACTGACCTGGAGGCTCTGAAAGCCCACATTGCCAAATACAAGCATCCCGTCAAGATCACGGACGATATGACCATTGCCCTGGCACTGGCAAAGTACCGGAGCAACATGGGTCTGGAGTACATCACCGGTTACCTGATTGAATATTCCCTGTCGGTCGACAATGTCTTTGTGATGCTGATGGTATTCCTTTCGTTCGGGGTGAACAAAAAGTACTACAAAAAGGTACTTTTCTGGGGAATTCTCGGAGCGATCATCATGCGGTTCGTCTTCATCTTTGTGAGTGCTGCCCTCATCGCGCGATTTGCCTGGATCCTTTACATCTTTGGGGGTTTTCTGGTGGTCACCGGTATCTTTATGTTCCTCAACCGTAATAAGGAAGAAAAGATCGATCCCCATCATCATCCCGTCGTCCGTTTCACCTCGCGTTATTTTCTGGTCTATCCGCGGCAGGTCGGCGACCGGTTCTTTATCAGGAAGGGTGGTGTGTTCTACCTGACCCCTCTTTTCCTGGTGCTTCTGGTCATCGAATTCACGGATGTGATCTTTGCAGTTGATTCCGTTCCCGCCATTTTTGCCGTGACAAAGGATCCCTTTATTGTTT
Above is a genomic segment from Bacteroidales bacterium containing:
- a CDS encoding BlaI/MecI/CopY family transcriptional regulator — encoded protein: MKELTRAEEQIMRILWRIRKGYVKDILNEMEEPRPAYNTVSTIVRILEKKKIVGHRVFGKSHEYYPLITQKEYMQRFLKGFVRDYFSSSYASLASFFAREEQLSMSELEEIKSLLEHRINEKSKRDEH
- a CDS encoding M56 family metallopeptidase, which gives rise to MSTSWLYLMVNASLCMGSFYAVYSIFLKKDTHFAMNRFYLLLTALLSLFIPLLSLNLDLAGMPESYSYIVDTISVGSRWAEHALPDDRGTFKFLMVLYSAGAIVALTGFLIRIARLLLIIRSEGYARHDGMKIVFLPEGSGSPFSFFRYVFITREHYRSKEASEMLMHEKIHVSQWHSVDLLLIEILTILQWFNPFIWLYRKSMKHIHEYIADEAVIRQSDDKQAYQYVLLQIGTGFIAGSVTNHFNHSLLKRRFIMMNRSKSLPHTRWKIVAILPVMAFLFLVFSDVSGGYLDQALGWEQPEGAMAGWLASQASSMGPDIVRPAGSVPLTQDDSVFTKVDEPPAFKGGQDALVQYISGNITYPAGAKKQGIQGTVYISFLINEKGKVTNGKIMKGIGSGCDEEALRVIMAMPDWDPGKNEGVPVKVQMTLPIQFRLSDKDQKKDTDADINKDTQKDDDPE
- a CDS encoding glutamine synthetase family protein yields the protein MEPQFSLSPNPLVQYLDKPAEEFTKADIIRYIEENDIELINFRYAGGDGRLKELNFVVTSLEQLDQILSMGERVDGSSLFKHIQAGSSDLYVIPRYRTAFLNPFSEIPSLEILCSFFDKYGNPWADAPQHILHKAHQTLQERTGFKLESLGELEYYVISAQDDLFEAGDQRGYHEAEPFSKFSDFRKEAMLAIAQSGGIMKYGHSEVGNFTMDGLIYEQNEIEFNPVPVEDAADQMVVAKWILRTLAQKYGYTVTFAPKITIGKAGSGLHIHNRLMKGTGNVLVKDGHLSDIAKRFIAGMLDLSPSLTAFGNTNPTSYFRLVPHQEAPTNICWGDRNRSVLVRVPLGWRNNVNMARIANPLEKDEEVNFSEKQTVEFRCPDGSADIYLLMAGLAVAARHGLEMPSALEMAAKTYVDVDIFKTENHHRAKELEQLPASCWDSAQALARQRTIYEQYGVFSPTLIDRVMLQLKSYEDENIREQLSTHQEDLIKLVDRFFHCG
- a CDS encoding TerC/Alx family metal homeostasis membrane protein, with product MHPSAESIFFILFLVFILGILFLDLKVIGRHSHVISFREALTWTIVWVSLAILFYLFLIFYGDLIHGLRNITDLEALKAHIAKYKHPVKITDDMTIALALAKYRSNMGLEYITGYLIEYSLSVDNVFVMLMVFLSFGVNKKYYKKVLFWGILGAIIMRFVFIFVSAALIARFAWILYIFGGFLVVTGIFMFLNRNKEEKIDPHHHPVVRFTSRYFLVYPRQVGDRFFIRKGGVFYLTPLFLVLLVIEFTDVIFAVDSVPAIFAVTKDPFIVFFSNIFAILGLRSLFFLLMNFMTRFRYLKHGLAFLLVFIGLKMLLHHPLEEIGFETIHSLIIIVLILGISVAFSLLKRKNETDTTTGDDDANEKQT